Proteins encoded together in one Papaver somniferum cultivar HN1 unplaced genomic scaffold, ASM357369v1 unplaced-scaffold_119, whole genome shotgun sequence window:
- the LOC113330839 gene encoding uncharacterized protein LOC113330839, whose protein sequence is MGKVLGTPIVVDQRTLNLEYGNFASVLVDVDFAKHIPSRIKITAGGRTFWQYLEIPRAPKFCMKCCIIGHNDDECRRQTKGDDNSSKADTTAKGDSSKGWQTARNKRQRKGKNAENFPGGDNASKDAEHDASKNEEHDGVLAVLPGEVEENAIGVEETNQLENELDSSEAVFHAASVALEKAKQALAEKGVLASRLPVGEIGTSAKSVGSGELARTNHSITDKTNASSSSTPFETSGRKGCDVVVDNIENLSRYKAINENACVLSPNKFNVLSAELGLDSMQQSNEQREESSDEEITPEKASSGVRGSKWSDIPVEQPKKSRKPVRIRISNDQKSTSQQSTNKESKSDSETEINDLGIRVRKGFSPVILKRNSDRIPDASNNSKNIVS, encoded by the coding sequence atggggAAGGTATTAGGCACTCCCATTGTAGTTGATCAGAGAACTCTTAATCTAGAGTACGGTAACTTTGCCTCAGTTTTGGTGGATGTGGATTTTGCGAAGCACATTCCTAGTAGAATCAAGATTACAGCTGGGGGACGTACTTTCTGGCAATATTTGGAGATTCCACGGGCTCcaaaattctgtatgaagtgctgcattaTTGGGCACAATGATGATGAGTGCAGGAGGCAAACTAAGGGTGATGATAACTCTTCAAAGGCTGATACTACAGCAAAGGGAGATTCTTCCAAAGGCTGGCAAACTGCTAGGAATAAGAGGCAGCGTAAAGGAAAGAATGCTGAGAACTTTCCTGGTGGTGATAATGCTTCAAAAGATGCGGAGCATGATGCTTCAAAAAATGAGGAACATGATGGTGTTCTTGCTGTGTTACCAGGTGAAGTAGAGGAGAATGCTATTGGTGTGGAGGAAACCAATCAGCTTGAGAATGAGCTAGATTCTTCTGAAGCTGTTTTTCATGCAGCGTCTGTAGCTTTAGAGAAAGCAAAGCAGGCGTTAGCTGAGAAAGGAGTATTAGCTAGTAGGTTACCAGTGGGTGAAATTGGAACCTCAGCTAAGTCAGTAGGGAGTGGTGAATTGGCTAGAACTAATCACTCTATCACTGATAAGACTAATGCTAGCTCTTCTTCTACTCCTTTTGAAACTTCAGGAAGGAAGGGATGTGATGTTGTGGTGGACAATATTGAGAATTTGTCTCGCTACAAAGCTATTAATGAGAATGCTTGTGTGCTTTCTCCTAATAAATTCAATGTTTTGTCTGCTGAGTTGGGGTTGGATTCTATGCAGCAATCCAATGAGCAAAGGGAGGAGAGTTCAGATGAAGAAATCACTCCAGAGAAGGCTTCGTCAGGTGTTAGAGGGTCTAAATGGTCTGACATACCCGTGGAGCAGCCAAAGAAATCTAGGAAacctgttaggattcggatttctAATGATCAGAAAAGTACTTCTCAACAAAGTACAAATAAGGAGTCCAAGTCTGATTCGGAAACTGAGATCAATGATTTGGGAATTCGAGTTAGAAAGGGATTCTCCCCAGTTATACTTAAACGGAATTCTGATAGGATTCCTGATGCTAGTAATAATTCAAAGAATATAGTTTCTTGA